A segment of the Catharus ustulatus isolate bCatUst1 chromosome 21, bCatUst1.pri.v2, whole genome shotgun sequence genome:
CAGAAAAGGTTTTGTTCCGCAGCGTGGACGATGCTGCCAAGCCCTGAGAAAGTGCCAGAAGTAATTTGGAAGGCCTGACAATAGCCAGACTACTGGTTTTCCTGTGGGGAAACCAACTGTGGGGTCATCTTCCCCAgagatacacagaaaaaaaatagtgggGAAAATAGTTTATGATGGGAAATGTTATTTCATTGGGTTTAAAAATTTGCAGGATCATAGGAGTCACCTTACTGATGGCTGGTGATACTGGCTAGTCCTGTGGGAACGTGAGTGCCAGAGGAAACGCTGCCCTGAGTGGGGATGTGGAGCCACACAAACTCTGCAGCATGGCCTTGAAGGTAGGTCCTGAAACACCTTCTCAGAATTTGATGGTGAGAGAGAATCCCAGGAGCCATCCTCACCTTGTGTGTTGCTGCATGCATCTCAGAACTGATTAGCAAAGTTTTTATATGCAAGAAACATCAAATACTGTCAGTGCACACAAAGTCTCACTTCTTGAGATCATTTCACAGTGTCTGAAAACATCCCCCAGGCCCTGGGCCTGGAAAAACGTAACCATTTGTCTGACAGAAAATGTTATTGAAAGCACTGAAGTAAGAACAGATCAAAGCTTGCAGACAGGTGAAGAAGAGCAGTTGGGGCAGATGAGCACCAAGGAGAGCCTGGTTCTCTCTCAGTGTATTCAGGAGCTGGTTTTCTCCTGTTTCCATTTTTGCAATATGTCATTTGCTGCCTTCAGTGTAGCTTCCTCCTAAAAAATACCACAGGTTTGGTCAGTGGGTAGCCAAATCCTATTCCccctcactgctgccactgTTGATACAAAAATCCTGTTCTCATTTTGGAGCATTGCAGGTTCAGTATGAGACAGGCACAGCCATCTGTGGGACACACACAGCCACTGGGCAGCTGAAGGGCCACCTAGAGAGTCCCTTCCTTGGCCAAGAAATTTAGGATGCTGATGGGACAAGGTTTAGGATGGCCCTGGCACatctgctgccccagctcagcccatgTTGTTCCAGCTGGGATGCCATGGTGGGCTCCAATCCTGCATTTCTTCTTGGCATTTCTCTCATTAAACCAGCCCTGATTGCTACTCCCAACCTTGCCTTCCTTAGTGCTGTCCCCTATCTCACCTTTGCAAAGCAGAACCGGATGAAATTGGTGTAGTTGTTCTTGTGGGCCTCGCTGTAGAAAGCGGAGAGGGGGATGGCAGCAAGGCCCTGGGAGAAGGAAGCACGTGGAGCTGAGgttcctgctctggggctggcctgcagcctgctgtgccccagTGTGGGTGAACTCCAGGCCCCAGCCATGAGCTTGGGTGAGCACAGGGGGCACAAACCCACCCAGGGCAGCGGAAAGGCCCAGACCCATTTACCTTGTTCTTGACCATCCACTTTGTGAATCTGTAGTCGTAGGGCTCATCTGAGTCGGGCGCATCAGGGACATCAGATTCTGGagaagcacagcaggacagagctggggcagctgccaggTGCCTCAGCCAAGCCCCAAGCCTTGCAGGTTGGATGGAGAACATGCAGTCCATCCCTGCTTTGATGATGGCTTATCCAGGTTCCTGCCCCTGCCAGTAGTAACCAccccccagacccagcccaCCTGGGCAGGACTGCAGGTGACTCACTGAACGGGGAGATGTCTGCCACCAGGAAGTAGGTGCCCTCAGGGATGATGGGTTTCATCCCCAAATCGTCCAGGCTCTGAACCAGCCAGTCTCTcttttgctgcagctccttgggCAGCTGGACAAAGTAACTCTCTGGTTTTCCATAGAGTGTGAGCTCCCTCTGGAAGCCCTGGGCCACGGCCTCCTGTAAGGAGAGGAGCCAGTGCCCAGTGGGAAGATGGTCAGGGCTTTCTTGGGAACTGAAGTTCCTGCAATTCACAGGTGATGAGGGAGctctctgcctccagcccctctgaaCTGCCCCTTAGATTTGTCAATGCAAGATAAGGAATATACCCCAGGCAAGCTGGACTCTCCCCTTTCTCCCAGACATGTAGCAACTgtagggagagaaggaggagcCTCTCCAGGGCACCACAAATCATTTGTGTGTGCCTTTCAGGTCAGCTGTGGGCACGAGGACCATCTCCTACCCCTGCTCCGGGGGTTGGGAATTGCAGGGCCAGGTGCAGGGAGCTGCCTTACCTGGGCAATTGTGGCACAGTGGTACACTGAGTTCTGGTGCACGGTAcggaggtgctgcagcagcctgtcAGGGCCCACAACCCAGCccacctgcagccaggagaggaggaggaagatgatgaaTCTCTGGGTACCTGCTCAGGCTCCcctttctgtgcctgtgctggttTCACTGTGTTTTCTAGACAGAACTTTCATGAAGCAGCTCTGGTACTTTCAGACCCTGAGGCTCAAAGCTGAGCGtggctgcagtgtccccagcgcTGTGCTATGgcaaagggacagggatggggacagggacacaatGAGGTGCCACATGGGATATTCACCTTCCATCCAGTGGCACTGAAGGTCTTCCCAGCACTGCCGACGATCACCGTGCGGTCCCACATCCCTTGCAAGCTGGCTGGCAATGAAAGGAGAGAAACCTCCATGGTAGAGCTCAGCATGCTCCTTTCTGGCACCTGGGAGCTCTCTGTCCACCATAATCCACAGTGATCTCTTGTGTTCACAGCACATCTTTCACCTGGATGAGCCTCAAAGCACATCCCAAACAGGCAGCCAGGTTTCTCAAGAGCATCTCCTTTTAATTAAGCATTTTCAGGCATGcacccagcccctggggctCTCAGGGATGCCAAGCACCATCACCCTGCATCAAGGTGATGGCATGTTACTCCAACTGGAAGAACAGGCTGAAATCGTGTTGAAATGGATTTCCTGAAACTAGAGACTCAGAAAACTGTGCCTTTACACAGCATGGGACAAGAAACAGTTTCACTGGGGCCAAGGGGCTTTTTGTTCTAGATCTCCCCTCTAACTGGCTATGAAGTCAGAGCTTCTATTTAGGACTTGGTTTGGAGGCTGAGATTGAGGTGCAGCAAAATACCTCCAGTGGGGGATTCCTGCCTAGtacagctggcagctcctggcactcaGGGGCCGGCAGTGAATGCCCTTTCCCcgccctgagcagccccagccccgcccgtACCGATGCGGATGTGCTGCTTCCCGTCGTACACCAGCCACTCGTACACCTCGTCGCTGATGCACAGCACGTCGTGcttcacacacagctctgcaatcagccccagctcctctcggctgaacacctgcagcaggcacagagggcagcagaaatgcagcagcagcgtttctgagcccctgcctgtccctgaaGGTTGTGTGTATCCTCCTGGCACCATCTCCCatgccaggaggggcaggagttGGTCTAAAAAAACACCAGgagcctgagcacagcctgtggTGCCCCCACAGCACCCACTTCCCTCGTGTGCAAGGCAGGTTGAGTCACTGCTGACTGCAAATGTGCAGCTtccagcatggccagcagtgTTACCTTGCCCAGAGGGTTGTTGGGTGAGTTCAGGACGATGGCTTTTGTCCGTTCATTGAATTTAGAAGCCAGTTCAGCTGGGTCCAGCTGCCAGTCTGCACTAGACATCAATTTTCCATCTTTTGGAGGATTCTGGAGAGAACACAGGAATGTTGGCTTGCTTTGCTACCTCTGCACTTTGTTTATCACTCACCTCTTTGCTGACTGCTGTGACTCTGCCCTTCTCCACCCACTCACCGGTCTCAGAGGGACAAACACAGGTGTCCCACCAGCCATTTTCACCATGGGCTCATAGCAGTCAAAGAAGGGTTCAATGATTATCACCTGGAAGAAAGGGACATGTCAGCATCCTCCTGGTCCTGCTCAGACCTTCCCTGAGTGTGCAGAGAGCaatg
Coding sequences within it:
- the KYAT1 gene encoding kynurenine--oxoglutarate transaminase 1 yields the protein MLRRAGPSLRHFLLERNSGAGLSSCSREAKMSRPLQARRLEGIDKNIWVEFVKLAATYSKVNLGQGFPDFPAPDFLTEALTRALGGGNHMLHQYTRAFGHPALVKVLAQFFEKLLGRDLDPMTNVMVTVGAYQALFCCFQALVDEGDEVIIIEPFFDCYEPMVKMAGGTPVFVPLRPNPPKDGKLMSSADWQLDPAELASKFNERTKAIVLNSPNNPLGKVFSREELGLIAELCVKHDVLCISDEVYEWLVYDGKQHIRIASLQGMWDRTVIVGSAGKTFSATGWKVGWVVGPDRLLQHLRTVHQNSVYHCATIAQEAVAQGFQRELTLYGKPESYFVQLPKELQQKRDWLVQSLDDLGMKPIIPEGTYFLVADISPFKSDVPDAPDSDEPYDYRFTKWMVKNKGLAAIPLSAFYSEAHKNNYTNFIRFCFAKEEATLKAANDILQKWKQEKTSS